From the genome of Candidatus Paceibacterota bacterium, one region includes:
- the gcvH gene encoding glycine cleavage system protein GcvH, with product MANIPSDLKYAKTHEWVRVAGNVATVGITDHAQHELTGVVFVELPEVGRQIKAGEACAAVESVKTTNEIYSPVSGEITEVNSVVLTDPALVNSEPYAGGWFYRIKMSNPAELNALLEPKQYQAQIGGA from the coding sequence ATGGCTAACATTCCTTCCGACTTAAAGTATGCGAAAACGCACGAATGGGTGCGCGTGGCGGGCAACGTAGCGACGGTGGGCATTACCGACCATGCCCAACACGAGCTGACGGGTGTGGTCTTCGTCGAGTTGCCCGAGGTGGGCCGGCAGATCAAGGCCGGCGAGGCCTGCGCCGCAGTCGAGTCGGTCAAGACCACCAACGAAATATATTCGCCCGTCAGCGGCGAAATCACCGAGGTCAATTCGGTGGTACTCACCGACCCTGCTCTGGTGAACAGTGAACCATACGCAGGGGGTTGGTTCTACCGGATTAAGATGTCGAACCCCGCTGAGCTGAACGCGCTGCTCGAGCCTAAGCAATACCAGGCCCAAATCGGCGGAGCCTGA
- a CDS encoding NUDIX hydrolase → MDLKPWKKVSSQPLGDFRIFTLRSDRVISPRTREAQDVYVLDCVNWVNVIAVTPERHLVMIEQYRHGSQTVELEIPGGMIDPHDASPEAAAARELAEETGYEGENPCTIGRVFPNPAIMSNTCSTVMFENCRCLHPVKFDHGEDLLTRLVPIGDLPQLVAGGKVKHSLVVVALNFFDLWQRGVR, encoded by the coding sequence ATGGACCTAAAGCCCTGGAAGAAAGTCAGCTCGCAACCCCTCGGCGACTTCCGCATCTTTACCCTACGATCCGACCGCGTCATCTCGCCCCGCACCCGGGAGGCGCAGGACGTGTACGTATTGGACTGCGTCAATTGGGTCAATGTCATCGCTGTCACGCCCGAGCGGCACCTGGTGATGATTGAGCAGTACCGCCACGGTTCGCAGACCGTCGAACTGGAAATCCCCGGCGGCATGATAGATCCCCACGACGCCTCGCCTGAAGCGGCAGCCGCGCGCGAGCTGGCTGAGGAGACGGGTTACGAGGGCGAGAATCCGTGCACCATTGGCCGCGTATTCCCGAACCCGGCCATCATGAGCAACACGTGCTCGACTGTCATGTTCGAGAATTGCCGCTGCCTGCACCCGGTCAAGTTTGACCATGGGGAGGACTTGCTCACTCGGCTCGTGCCCATTGGCGACCTCCCGCAACTGGTGGCGGGTGGCAAGGTCAAACACTCGCTGGTCGTCGTCGCGCTGAACTTCTTTGATCTGTGGCAGCGGGGAGTCCGCTAG
- a CDS encoding GNAT family N-acetyltransferase yields MITEESFLDFKCPYCGDPVAFPKESAGFAQACPNCTESLIVPDDGSDVGGEIPLPITTSRLIIRRFAAHDWKDLLELMSDEEFFRYQDSVPLDEDGVLHWLESDAHVKLTTPDQTLYLGIETREGGKLIGYMGVNFPDSHRLQVTFSIGLNRQFQRQGFAHEAVVALLTFCFEGLRLHRVAGWCDSRNTAACRLLEKAGLRREGEFLRSRWSHGEWSSSIWYAILGEDYRKADSNPPQ; encoded by the coding sequence ATGATCACAGAGGAGAGCTTCCTGGATTTCAAGTGTCCGTATTGTGGCGACCCGGTTGCGTTCCCGAAGGAAAGCGCCGGGTTCGCCCAGGCATGCCCCAACTGCACCGAGAGCCTCATTGTGCCCGACGATGGAAGCGACGTCGGAGGGGAGATCCCCCTGCCCATCACCACCAGCAGGCTCATCATTCGGCGATTCGCCGCCCATGACTGGAAGGACTTGCTGGAGTTGATGTCAGACGAGGAGTTCTTCCGTTACCAGGACAGCGTGCCCCTGGATGAGGACGGCGTGTTGCACTGGTTGGAAAGCGACGCCCACGTGAAGCTGACCACACCCGACCAGACTTTATACCTGGGAATCGAGACTCGAGAGGGCGGCAAACTCATCGGGTATATGGGGGTGAACTTTCCCGACTCGCACCGCCTGCAGGTCACCTTCAGCATTGGCTTGAACCGGCAGTTTCAACGGCAGGGCTTCGCCCATGAAGCCGTCGTGGCGTTGCTGACCTTCTGCTTCGAGGGCTTGAGGCTGCACCGGGTCGCCGGCTGGTGCGACAGCCGGAATACCGCCGCATGCCGCCTCCTGGAGAAGGCGGGCTTGCGGCGAGAAGGCGAATTCCTGAGGAGCCGATGGTCGCATGGCGAATGGTCCAGCTCAATCTGGTATGCCATACTGGGCGAAGATTACCGCAAGGCTGACTCCAACCCGCCGCAGTAG